A part of Biomphalaria glabrata chromosome 3, xgBioGlab47.1, whole genome shotgun sequence genomic DNA contains:
- the LOC106051670 gene encoding uncharacterized protein LOC106051670: MEYYAKFSLVKLKLLLVLFLIIIPLSASNEFVNNVLNNDQMLIVLNKRLGNLNNYHLDASNHDSTGSKQTYGSASVSESIDKSSHLSRSSGAFNSNDQAFCERKLRDGVIIKATESIKAGATYIDSIKDVASKEICIQYCCQNTTCDVAVYQDKGDRFCYLFQCDGKCIFKEHAGYYVIDISHKKLEQSEEELHSLNNDLQDLSSSASKEKTFNDQISKKEDAVKTAENKYQEEPKPDEVIPVANFPPTEPVIAPHSVGIKGYCTQSMQCEDPNAACIDHNCYCKMGYYIKDGLCRKVCSASSFECFELGTLSRGPECISRDQVCDSYMHCADGSDEFNCENIAASAQASDLSKLGSNGKMASGGQAQQSLSKPAVQEPAKLVSQGDTGHTFGLNLGSKVNMQQQDKGTHPDQVSRLNNGVKSVVKPALPPSMEQTNKNENIKTNKQHFDNSDPDSNPIYTDNSFTNTNTNLENENSPTFKNNFKLIENGFSQPSGPEKLNEPIRHVHVHTKTDLNQMKATVNRSVDLSDKIIAQPAEQDSGPGQSRTQDIQENQDMSNTADDTAHADSYQRHDFRPVTNHHLNNDNLLEGQNDNKLHDNLSIGRLHESMKSNRLHPVDEDSVGDDAGNTIYNKHVDEPETKKVMSPVVHISGSKPSQVVSSEDDQSSQKLKSSSLVGAGKPYSSSSHKSSSKVHGSSEPSYTSQKWSDPAGLYVPYALPDTPDQRQRQHSSSGQYLDNVQYYPPYSSDTLDTLPNSLLSNLGSTDDLSQYGGSYLERDKPLSNVYQGSNRNSGYLSFSDTAYGPQYPGSNRYDYSGEYRSPTYHESDFYPPVNSQRQYRPVAGLYEDFPPGQRLPKPNTVEKSEVKPVQALSHDTGSEGQNIKPIAGLTRQPNISTTVIPKTASTTTLRTTTRVKPQSQVTTTGKPSHPRANERVFLSSEKVIIASSSSNAEGPIIALSLGLAFTIILLALVVYRLRRMRHRLKKGRPLHHNEADYLINGMYL; this comes from the exons TGAAAGTATTGACAAATCTAGTCATTTATCAAGATCATCTGGTGCTTTTAACTCTAACGACCAAGCTTTTTGTGAACGAAAACTACGGGATGGTGTGATCATTAAAGCAACAGAATCTATTAAAGCTGGTGCAACATACATTGACTCTATTAAAGACGTTGCTTCTAAAGAAATTTGTATTCAATATTGTTGCCAAAACACAACTTGCGATGTTGCTGTCTACCAGGATAAG GGTGACCGCTtctgttatttatttcaatgtgaTGGCAAGTGTATCTTCAAAGAGCATGCTGGCTACTATGTCATTGACATCTCACACAAGAAGCTGGAACAGAGTGAAGAGGAACTGCACAGCCTGAACAATGACCTCCAGGACCTCAGCAGTAGTGCCTCTAAAGAAAAGACTTTCAATGATCAAATCTCTAAGAAAGAGGATGCTGTGAAAACAGCCgagaacaaataccaggaagAGCCAAAACCTGATGAAGTTATCCCAGTGGCCAACTTTCCACCCACAGAACCTGTCATTGCTCCGCATTCAG TTGGCATTAAAGGTTATTGCACTCAGTCAATGCAGTGTGAGGATCCCAATGCTGCTTGTATTGATCACAACTGCTACTGCAAAATGGGATACTATATCAAAGATGGACTATGCA GAAAAGTCTGCTCTGCTTCCAGTTTTGAATGTTTTGAACTGGGTACATTAAGCAGAGGGCCAGAGTGTATTTCCAGAGATCAAGTCTGTGACTCATACATGCATTGTGCTGATGGCTCAGATGAATTCAACTGTGAAAATATAG CTGCTAGTGCACAGGCCAGTGATTTGAGCAAATTGGGCAGCAATGGCAAGATGGCTAGTGGTGGGCAGGCTCAGCAGTCATTGTCCAAACCAGCTGTGCAAGAACCAGCAAAGCTTGTATCACAGGGAGACACTGGTCACACTTTTGGTTTGAATTTGGGAAGTAAAGTGAACATGCAACAGCAAGACAAGGGCACACATCCAGATCAGGTCAGCAGATTAAATAATGGTGTCAAGTCTGTTGTAAAACCTGCACTGCCTCCAAGCATGGAACAAACTAATAAGAATGAGAATATTAAAACTAACAAACAGCATTTTGATAATTCTGACCCAGATAGTAACCCTATCTATACTGATAACTCATTCACTAACACCAATACTAACCTTGAGAATGAAAATTCTCCTACCTTCAAGAATAACTTTAAACTTATTGAAAATGGTTTCTCTCAGCCTTCTGGTCCAGAAAAGTTGAATGAACCAATTAGACATGTTCATGTTCACACTAAAACAGATTTAAACCAAATGAAAGCTACTGTCAATAGGTCTGTTGATTTGTCAGACAAAATTATTGCTCAGCCTGCTGAGCAGGACTCTGGTCCAGGACAATCCAGGACCCAGGACATACAGGAGAACCAAGACATGTCAAACACAGCAGATGATACAGCTCATGCTGATTCATATCAACGACATGATTTCAGGCCAGTAACAAATCATCATcttaataatgataatctacTGGAGGGTCAAAATGACAATAAGCTTCATGATAATCTTAGCATTGGCAGACTCCATGAAAGTATGAAAAGCAATAGACTTCATCCTGTAGATGAAGATTCTGTTGGAGATGATGCAGGTAATACTATCTACAATAAGCATGTTGATGAGCCTGAAACTAAAAAAGTTATGTCCCCTGTTGTACATATTTCGGGATCTAAGCCCTCTCAGGTGGTTAGTTCTGAGGATGATCAATCTTCCCAGAAGCTAAAATCCTCATCACTTGTGGGTGCTGGTAAACCTTACTCATCCTCATCTCACAAATCATCGTCCAAGGTTCATGGATCTTCTGAACCTTCCTACACTTCTCAGAAATGGTCAGACCCTGCTGGGCTCTACGTGCCCTATGCCCTGCCAGACACCCCAGACCAACGTCAGCGTCAGCACTCTTCTTCAGGGCAGTACCTTGACAATGTGCAGTACTACCCTCCATATTCTAGTGACACCCTAGACACACTGCCTAATTCACTGTTGAGCAACCTAGGTTCCACTGATGACTTGAGCCAGTATGGGGGCTCCTATCTAGAGCGTGACAAGCCACTTTCTAATGTATACCAGGGAAGTAATCGCAACTCTGGCTACCTCAGTTTCTCAGATACAGCATATGGTCCACAGTATCCTGGCTCAAATAGATATGACTATAGTGGAGAATACAGATCCCCTACTTACCATGAGTCTGATTTCTATCCTCCTGTAAACAGCCAGCGCCAGTATAGACCTGTAGCAGGACTGTATGAGG ATTTCCCACCAGGCCAGAGACTTCCCAAACCGAATACTGTAGAGAAATCAGAAG ttaaaCCTGTTCAGGCATTATCCCATGACACAGGCAGTGAAGGACAAAACATTAAGCCTATTG CTGGTCTGACCAGACAGCCCAACATTTCTACTACTGTCATTCCTAAAACTGCTTCCACAACCACTTTGCGTACCACTACAAGAGTCAAGCCCCAATCTCAGGTGACCACAACAGGCAAGCCTTCACATCCTCGCGCCAATGAACGTGTCTTCCTTTCCAGTGAGAAAGTAATTATAGCCAGCTCATCCAGTAATGCAGAGGGCCCAATAATTGCTCTCTCCCTGGGGCTGGCATTCACCATTATCCTTCTTGCTCTTGTTGTTTACAGGCTCCGCAGAATGCGCCACAGATTAAAGAAAGGCAGACCACTACATCACAATGAAGCAGACTATTTAATTAATGGAATGTACTTGTAG